One stretch of Acanthochromis polyacanthus isolate Apoly-LR-REF ecotype Palm Island chromosome 16, KAUST_Apoly_ChrSc, whole genome shotgun sequence DNA includes these proteins:
- the LOC127530331 gene encoding uncharacterized protein LOC127530331, translated as MWGPAQQTAFEKIKELLTTSPTLVYYDVNKATAVSADASSYGIGGVLLQLHGAEWRPVAYCSRRLTEAETRYAQIEKECLASVWACERFQMYLYGLSSFKLITDHKPLVPLMNSRDLDNVPLRCQRLLMRLMRFNPVAEHMPGKTLVVADLLSRSPQTETGPGPTSPADIECYVAAVMSSIPASTRRMDSIRTETAADRQLQLVIRSSPHSSTGVSPAELLMGRKIRTTLPTLNKNLQPKWPNREQVRARDTVEKSKQAFYFNRHHGVRPLAPLQQGDHVLTRLDNDKTWATPAVVAGESTTQRSYLVETGQGTLYRRNRRHLQAVPTAGAPVRGNTNFETDTPDTQAGPTLGSPGPGVNSDGQFQTRSGRLVKPVQRLDL; from the exons ATGTGGGGTCCAGCCCAGCAGACAGcttttgagaaaatcaaagagCTCCTCACAACATCACCTACCTTGGTGTACTACGATGTCAACAAGGCGACAGCGGTCTCGGCGGACGCGAGCAGTTACGGGATAGGAGGCGTCCTGTTACAGCTCCATGGCGCAGAGTGGAGACCTGTGGCATACTGCTCAAGACGACTGACCGAGGCTGAGACTCGGTACGCTCAAATCGAAAAAGAGTGCCTTGCGAGCGTGTGGGCATGTGAGCGTTTTCAGATGTACCTCTATGGCCTATCGTCTTTCAAACTCATCACAGATCACAAACCGCTTGTCCCTCTCATGAACTCTCGAGACCTCGATAACGTGCCCCTCCGCTGTCAGAGACTCCTTATGCGGTTAATGAGATTCAACCCAGTGGCGGAGCACATGCCGGGGAAGACTTTAGTTGTAGCAGACCTCCTTTCTAGGAGcccacagacagagacaggaccCGGCCCAACCAGCCCTGCCGACATTGAGTGCTACGTTGCAGCGGTGATGAGCAGCATCCCCGCATCAACCAGGAGAATGGACAGCATCCGGACTGAGACAGCAGCTGACAGGCAGCTCCAACTGGTTATCAG GTCCTCGCCACACAGCAGTACGGGTGTCAGCCCCGCAGAGCTGCTCATGGGCAGAAAAATCAGGACGACACTGCCCACCCTGAACAAGAACTTGCAACCGAAGTGGCCGAATAGAGAGCAAGTCAGAGCACGGGACACTGTGGAGAAGAGCAAACAGGCATTCTACTTCAACAGACATCATGGGGTGAGACCACTCGCACCACTGCAGCAAGGCGACCATGTCCTCACCAGACTGGATAACGACAAGACATGGGCCACACCGGCTGTAGTGGCTGGTGAGAGTACTACGCAGAGGTCTTATCTCGTCGAGACTGGGCAGGGGACTCTGTACAGGCGAAACCGTCGCCATCTGCAAGCGGTGCCCACTGCTGGGGCTCCGGTGAGGGGCAACACAAACTTTGAAACAGATACACCAGACACTCAGGCAGGCCCGACCTTGGGATCCCCTGGTCCTGGGGTGAACTCTGATGGACAGTTCCAGACCCGGTCAGGTAGACTAGTGAAACCTGTCCAGAGACTTGACCTGTGA
- the LOC127530328 gene encoding uncharacterized protein LOC127530328 isoform X1: protein MESLSVYFNTFFQILHYSKVYCTLYVCSFAGELIGMEYLYSQSGKSLTVMDNQVEEDRLVEQMDDEEVQDEGFVEEEPEDITVPVLYDPSETVPVHSSSPQAFNPSNSASGPPSPQPSTSSQSLPPPQQPPGPSPQRPAGPPVHPPLQHPAGPPLNPPTQRPAEPLLDHPLQHPAGPPLHPSAEPSAASDPTTSTGSSDALQAPVSRLLIGTFYLLFSFEISHAVLYFNTSFLQAAVLGPDGIAGWDKVQNLAEYLVSIRQALYLDEQQVTEVIRLWSALPDGDKRRIQYQPRHQPKLAHGRFKAPMNTGVTPGVDSVKRCLIGHPGGPAQWPSTSRLVEAMCIKLCALHKSPTKKDGVRLPRWTKVLNDYHHIRDLVLNCHTLMEATSLQLFVLNQRTLTQWFNRRENTQELSVLTQGLAAEDRIAVATSQLPAPRERLNEAPSTSGPRHEFVLPPNRAGQALKLRPGRRPASATVVRPIAPAAPPPPPLPAPAPLPPSFIVNPVPVVMGASAGSPSAAPVLAPTPVFPAAPVAPAPTASVSVSRFTQRNRRRRAEEEASGAHKRKYVRNVAFNKCTKCGQPKTKEFGHSRFGSATFCPTFSGGKSLEEWLAEQRQQKKPGNPPP from the exons ATGGAGAGTTTGAGTGTGTATTTCAATACTTTTTTTCAAATACTTCATTATAGTAAGGTGTATTGTACTTTGTATGTGTGCTCTTTTGCAGGGGAGCTGATAGGTATGGAATACCTGTACAGTCAGTCAGGTAAATCCCTGACTGTCATGGATAACCAGGTGGAAGAGGATCGACTGGTGGAGCAGATGGAtgatgaggaggtgcaggatgAAGGCTTTGTGGAGGAGGAACCTGAGGACATCACAGTGCCCGTCCTCTATGACCCCTCTGAGACTGTCCCAGTTCACAGCAGTAGCCCCCAGGCCTTCAACCCCTCTAACTCTGCATCAGGACCACCCTCACCACAGCCATCCACATCCAGCCAAAGCCTGCCTCCACCACAGCAACCTCCTGGGCCTTCTCCTCAACGTCCTGCCGGGCCTCCTGTGCACCCTCCTCTTCAGCACCCTGCTGGGCCTCCTCTGAACCCTCCTACACAGCGCCCTGCCGAGCCTCTTCTGGACCATCCTCTGCAGCACCCTGCCGGGCCTCCTCTACACCCTTCTGCCGAGCCGAGTGCAGCCTCTGACCCTACAACATCAACTGGGTCCAGTGATGCACTCCAGGCTCCCGTAAGTAGGCTACTCATTGGtactttttatttgcttttttccttTGAGATTTCACAtgctgttttatattttaatacttCTTTTTTGCAGGCTGCAGTTCTTGGACCCGATGGCATCGCTGGGTGGGATAAGGTCCAGAATTTGGCCGAGTACCTGGTGTCCATCCGTCAGGCACTCTACCTGGACGAGCAGCAGGTCACAGAGGTCATCCGCCTGTGGAGTGCTCTTCCTGATGGGGACAAGAGGAGGATCCAGTATCAGCCCAGACACCAGCCCAAGCTCGCCCACGGACGCTTCAAGGCCCCCATGAACACAGGAGTGACACCGGGTGTGGACAGTGTGAAGAGGTGCCTGATTGGTCATCCAGGAGGGCCGGCTCAGTGGCCCAGCACTAGTCGCTTAGTTGAGGCCATGTGCATCAAGCTTTGTGCACTGCACAAGTCTCCAACTAAGAAGGATGGAGTCCGCCTTCCTCGGTGGACAAAGGTGTTAAATGACTACCACCACATCCGAGACCTGGTGCTGAACTGCCACACCCTGATGGAGGCCACCTCTCTTCAACTTTTTGTACTGAATCAGAGGACTCTTACTCAGTG GTTTAATCGAAGGGAGAACACCCAGGAGCTGAGTGTCCTTACCCAGGGTCTTGCTGCAGAAGACCGCATTGCTGTGGCCACTTCACAGCTTCCTGCTCCGCGGGAAAGGCTGAATGAGGCTCCCTCCACATCAGGGCCCCGACATGAGTTTGTCCTTCCTCCAAACAGAGCGGGACAGGCTCTTAAGCTGCGGCCGGGCAGACGACCTGCTAGTGCCACAGTTGTTCGGCCCATCgcaccagcagctcctcctcctcctcctctcccagcTCCTGCACCACTGCCCCCATCCTTTATAGTGAACCCTGTGCCGGTGGTCATGGGAGCAAGTGCAGGTAGCCCCTCTGCAGCTCCTGTCCTGGCTCcaactccagtgtttcctgCTGCACCAGTAGCTCCTGCCCCCACtgcctctgtgtctgtgtcccGCTTCACACAGAGGAACAGGCGACGCAGGGCAGAAGAGGAGGCCAGTGGAGCCCACAAAAGAAAGTATGTGCGTAATGTGGCATTCAACAAGTGCACCAAGTGTGGGCAGCCCAAAACAAAAGAGTTTGGCCATAGCCGCTTCGGGAGTGCCACTTTTTGCCCCACTTTCTCAGGTGGCAAATCTTTAGAGGAGTGGCTGGCAGAACAGCGCCAGCAGAAGAAACCAGGAAACCCACCCCCCTAA
- the LOC127530328 gene encoding proline-rich protein 12-like isoform X2 → MESLSVYFNTFFQILHYSKVYCTLYVCSFAGELIGMEYLYSQSGKSLTVMDNQVEEDRLVEQMDDEEVQDEGFVEEEPEDITVPVLYDPSETVPVHSSSPQAFNPSNSASGPPSPQPSTSSQSLPPPQQPPGPSPQRPAGPPVHPPLQHPAGPPLNPPTQRPAEPLLDHPLQHPAGPPLHPSAEPSAASDPTTSTGSSDALQAPAAVLGPDGIAGWDKVQNLAEYLVSIRQALYLDEQQVTEVIRLWSALPDGDKRRIQYQPRHQPKLAHGRFKAPMNTGVTPGVDSVKRCLIGHPGGPAQWPSTSRLVEAMCIKLCALHKSPTKKDGVRLPRWTKVLNDYHHIRDLVLNCHTLMEATSLQLFVLNQRTLTQWFNRRENTQELSVLTQGLAAEDRIAVATSQLPAPRERLNEAPSTSGPRHEFVLPPNRAGQALKLRPGRRPASATVVRPIAPAAPPPPPLPAPAPLPPSFIVNPVPVVMGASAGSPSAAPVLAPTPVFPAAPVAPAPTASVSVSRFTQRNRRRRAEEEASGAHKRKYVRNVAFNKCTKCGQPKTKEFGHSRFGSATFCPTFSGGKSLEEWLAEQRQQKKPGNPPP, encoded by the exons ATGGAGAGTTTGAGTGTGTATTTCAATACTTTTTTTCAAATACTTCATTATAGTAAGGTGTATTGTACTTTGTATGTGTGCTCTTTTGCAGGGGAGCTGATAGGTATGGAATACCTGTACAGTCAGTCAGGTAAATCCCTGACTGTCATGGATAACCAGGTGGAAGAGGATCGACTGGTGGAGCAGATGGAtgatgaggaggtgcaggatgAAGGCTTTGTGGAGGAGGAACCTGAGGACATCACAGTGCCCGTCCTCTATGACCCCTCTGAGACTGTCCCAGTTCACAGCAGTAGCCCCCAGGCCTTCAACCCCTCTAACTCTGCATCAGGACCACCCTCACCACAGCCATCCACATCCAGCCAAAGCCTGCCTCCACCACAGCAACCTCCTGGGCCTTCTCCTCAACGTCCTGCCGGGCCTCCTGTGCACCCTCCTCTTCAGCACCCTGCTGGGCCTCCTCTGAACCCTCCTACACAGCGCCCTGCCGAGCCTCTTCTGGACCATCCTCTGCAGCACCCTGCCGGGCCTCCTCTACACCCTTCTGCCGAGCCGAGTGCAGCCTCTGACCCTACAACATCAACTGGGTCCAGTGATGCACTCCAGGCTCCC GCTGCAGTTCTTGGACCCGATGGCATCGCTGGGTGGGATAAGGTCCAGAATTTGGCCGAGTACCTGGTGTCCATCCGTCAGGCACTCTACCTGGACGAGCAGCAGGTCACAGAGGTCATCCGCCTGTGGAGTGCTCTTCCTGATGGGGACAAGAGGAGGATCCAGTATCAGCCCAGACACCAGCCCAAGCTCGCCCACGGACGCTTCAAGGCCCCCATGAACACAGGAGTGACACCGGGTGTGGACAGTGTGAAGAGGTGCCTGATTGGTCATCCAGGAGGGCCGGCTCAGTGGCCCAGCACTAGTCGCTTAGTTGAGGCCATGTGCATCAAGCTTTGTGCACTGCACAAGTCTCCAACTAAGAAGGATGGAGTCCGCCTTCCTCGGTGGACAAAGGTGTTAAATGACTACCACCACATCCGAGACCTGGTGCTGAACTGCCACACCCTGATGGAGGCCACCTCTCTTCAACTTTTTGTACTGAATCAGAGGACTCTTACTCAGTG GTTTAATCGAAGGGAGAACACCCAGGAGCTGAGTGTCCTTACCCAGGGTCTTGCTGCAGAAGACCGCATTGCTGTGGCCACTTCACAGCTTCCTGCTCCGCGGGAAAGGCTGAATGAGGCTCCCTCCACATCAGGGCCCCGACATGAGTTTGTCCTTCCTCCAAACAGAGCGGGACAGGCTCTTAAGCTGCGGCCGGGCAGACGACCTGCTAGTGCCACAGTTGTTCGGCCCATCgcaccagcagctcctcctcctcctcctctcccagcTCCTGCACCACTGCCCCCATCCTTTATAGTGAACCCTGTGCCGGTGGTCATGGGAGCAAGTGCAGGTAGCCCCTCTGCAGCTCCTGTCCTGGCTCcaactccagtgtttcctgCTGCACCAGTAGCTCCTGCCCCCACtgcctctgtgtctgtgtcccGCTTCACACAGAGGAACAGGCGACGCAGGGCAGAAGAGGAGGCCAGTGGAGCCCACAAAAGAAAGTATGTGCGTAATGTGGCATTCAACAAGTGCACCAAGTGTGGGCAGCCCAAAACAAAAGAGTTTGGCCATAGCCGCTTCGGGAGTGCCACTTTTTGCCCCACTTTCTCAGGTGGCAAATCTTTAGAGGAGTGGCTGGCAGAACAGCGCCAGCAGAAGAAACCAGGAAACCCACCCCCCTAA
- the LOC127530328 gene encoding uncharacterized protein LOC127530328 isoform X3 yields the protein MAAGLMKRYREAGVAPPAIMYVDRDCCSPHAHGQSQVKAMFAEWNELQVRLDIWHFMRRFAAGVTTEAHQLYGTFMARLSKCIFELDPDDVAALRLAKQGELLARGVRPVSEKALDKLISRKELALHCRKRTRGVEETTRRIKALIDEMDSEKGRDTLGVPLLDHERIQQVWIDQQRHITCIQDPERFPLYMKTGTLKKGGVELCCYRCARGSTSLESFHLHLNRFIPGTSASDSHFQAYLLEGLMRWNDDRMEEAVRGKSDLRTYSSSEREAMDQLSRKVLKRSLDERYRPPGAYTGKNY from the exons ATGGCAGCAGGTCTCATGAAGAGGTACAGGGAGGCAGGAGTGGCACCACCTGCTATCATGTACGTGGACAGAGACTGCTGCAGCCCACATGCACATGGACAGTCTCAGGTAAAAGCCATGTTTGCAGAGTGGAATGAGCTCCAAGTGCGCCTGGACATTTGGCACTTCATGAGGCGTTTTGCAGCAGGGGTCACAACGGAGGCTCATCAGCTCTATGGCACCTTCATGGCTCGACTTTCCAAATGCATCTTTGAGCTGGACCCAGATGATGTGGCTGCTCTTCGGCTGGCCAAACAGGGGGAGCTACTGGCCAGAGGAGTTCGTCCAGTCTCAGAGAAGGCCCTGGATAAGCTGATCAGCCGGAAGGAGTTGGCGCTGCACTGCCGCAAGAGGACCAGAGGAGTGGAGGAGACCACCAGGAGGATTAAGGCGCTCATTGATGAGATGGACAGTGAGAAGGGGAGGGACACTCTGGGAGTACCACTGCTGGACCACGAGCGTATCCAGCAGGTCTGGATAGACCAGCAGAGACACATCACCTGTATTCAGGACCCAGAGCGCTTCCCTCTGTACATGAAGACAGGCACACTGAAGAAGGGTGGTGTGGAGCTCTGCTGCTACCGGTGTGCTCGTGGCTCCACTTCGTTGGAGTCCTTCCACCTCCATTTAAATCGCTTCATCCCAG GGACCAGTGCCAGTGACTCGCACTTCCAGGCCTATCTCCTGGAAGGCCTGATGCGCTGGAACGATGACCGGATGGAGGAGGCAGTAAGGGGAAAGTCTGATCTGAGGACCTACAGCAGCTCTGAGAGGGAGGCAATGGACCAGCTGAGCCGCAAGGTCCTGAAGAGGTCCTTGGACGAGCGCTACCGACCTCCTGGGGCATACACAGGCAAGAATTATTAA